The Flavobacterium sp. 20NA77.7 genome includes the window GGTATAAAAACATCATGCTCTAATTCATCACAAACAAAATAGCCAGTTTTACGAGACGTCATATCTACATACCCTTCATAATAATCAGAGTGTGTAAGTACTTTGTATTTTCCTCGTTCTACTTCTTGAATTTTTTCTTTTGCAGTCAAATACTTAAGTTCTTTAATAATTTCATTTCTATTTTTAGTATCTGTAACTTCTAAAATAGCAGCAATTTGTTTGTAATTAAAACTTTTTAAAGGTTCGTTTGAAAGTATTTTATATATTAAAGCTGAAAAATCCTTTCCTTTTTTGTTTACATTTTTAATCTTCTTACTCATAATCTTTTCAAATAAAGTTTAAAAGTACAAAGAAGAAATTAGAATAAATAAACAAGTATGATTATTTAATGAAATTATAACGTTTATATTTTAAAGTTTTCAACAATTATTAAAAACAACAACAAAAATATTTTATTTAAATTTAAATTAATGATGGTTATTATAGGGTGTTAATATGTGGTATAACTATTTTAAAAATCATAGTAATTTTGAGTTATACATTTTTATACAATATAATTAACAATTTTGTTACTATATAACTCATTGTTTTTTAATACATTTTTTTAATACATTTTTATTTTATTAACAGATGTTAAAAAATCATTTTACTTCTTTTTTGTAAAAAAATAAACAACAGTATAAATGTTAATAAGAGTAGTTTTTATGTAAATTTTTTATCAATAACTTTTAAGAAATAAATTTGATTTTTAAAGTTTAGTTTTTGATTAGAAAAAAAAGTAAACAGATTATAAAAACTTATTTTTTTCTATATAATTTTATTAACAAAAGTTGTTAATTTTTAATTAACTAAAAATCAACACTTTGAATAAAACTATTAACAATTACTAAATAAATAAAAAAAAACATAAATAATTAGTTGATTTTTAAATAATTAGTTGAAAATAAAGCAGTGATTAAATTTTAAAAATAAAGGAAGTCAAAATTAATATTCTTGCTATTTTTCTAGTAAACCTTTAGGTACAAATTAGTACATTTGTAAAAACAAACAACACAAAAATATGATAATTTCAATTGGAAACGACCACGCAGGTCCAGAATACAAAAAAGCAATTGTTTCTTTTTTAGAAGAAAAAGGGCATACTATTATTAATCATGGTACAGATACTTTTGATAGTGTAGATTATCCAGATTTTGGACACCCTGTTGCTTATGATGTAGAAAGTAAAAAAGCAAATTTTGGTATTGTAATATGTGGTTCAGGAAATGGAATTGCTATGACAGTAAATAAACATCAAGAAGTAAGAGCTGCTTTATGTTGGATTAAAGAAATAGCAGTTTTAGCACGTCAACATAATGACGCAAATGTAATAAGTATCCCAGCGCGTTATACATCTGTTCAACAAGCTGTAGAAATGATAGAAATATTTTTAACAACACCATTTGAAGGAGGAAGACATGCAAATAGAGTAAAAAAAATAGCTTCTAAATAAATTATGGGACATATTCATATAAAAAAAAATGAAGTAAAAGCATCAAATTTGATTTTTTCAATTTTTTTAAATCTTCTAATTACTATTGCCCAAATTATAGGTGGACTGGTTTCAGGAAGTTTAGCTTTAATTTCAGACGCACTACATAATTTTTCAGACGTTATTTCTTTAGTATTTAGTTTAGTTGCTCACAAATTATCTAGAAAGAAAGCATCTATAGAACACACCTTTGGATACAAGCGTGCAGAATTAATCGCCGCTTTTACAAAC containing:
- the rpiB gene encoding ribose 5-phosphate isomerase B; its protein translation is MIISIGNDHAGPEYKKAIVSFLEEKGHTIINHGTDTFDSVDYPDFGHPVAYDVESKKANFGIVICGSGNGIAMTVNKHQEVRAALCWIKEIAVLARQHNDANVISIPARYTSVQQAVEMIEIFLTTPFEGGRHANRVKKIASK